GTAGACTTCTTTCAGTTAGATGCCAAGAAAATAGGcctctttttaagttaaaaacacaTGGGATTATCGAGGTACTAATTTCCCTGTTATTTGACTTAAGCTTATGATGTTTTTTCTGTAAACAAGGTACAAGCATCTTGGGCAATTTGCTCCACTGGGAGGTGAGCAAGCTGCAGCTCAACTCCCTGGGGATTGGGTTTCAATTGGTCAAAGCACCCAATGGCTCTGGTATTCAGTATATGCAAGGTAATCTTTTGTGAGGTTTTTGTGGGGTTTAAGCATTTGGTCTATATTTTACTGTTGTTAGCATACCCTCATTCTCTCTGATTGTCGTCTCCACATTCAGCAAGCAAGTCAGCTGGCGCACAAGAGCATTGGTGGTATCTGACTGGGGACGGCGGTTCATTTTTGGAAGGGACTCAAGCAGAATCTAAGACAGCTGAGAATGCAAACAACACTGAAAATgtcttctgtagtagacaaagcaACTGAGATTTTGCCCCCGCTTCTCATTCAACATTCTATAATTTTACAATTGTTAACTCAATAATGTTCTTTCATTCAAACTGAATCTTGGGTTCATCATTGGTATACTGTATTATGCTTGCAATCTATTCAGTTCTTATTTAACAAATCACTCATGTGCCTCTTCTGCTTTCTCACCCCCTTTTAAGTGCGAAGTCATGATGAACAGAGTTGGATTTGATTCGATCATCAATGTCAGTTTTTTTTAGCTTAAGAAGTAGTGTTCCAAAAGCTCTATTCCATTATCACATAACAAAGAAAGCTTAAACAACCCATTCAGAGGAAGCAAAAGAATGCTTTACCCCACATTACCAAAGCTATAGCTCACAACATTAATTGCAAATGATtgcagaaaagaaaatggtggaaAAACCTCTTATTTGCagcttattttttcttcaatacaGGCTTCTGCAAAATCCAAACTCAGGGAAACCGAATGATCCTCTCCATCTTCATCTGCGCAGAAGTATGATTTTCTTCCAATCAACTCAGCCACCCTCTTTGCAGGTCCTGAATTTCGGGGACTCTCGTTAATACACCGGTCAGTCCTGATCATTGGAAGTATATCGGGCATCTTTGTGATTGATCGTGGAGATGGTGGAGACTCGTCATTCTCCAGGCTCTTGTGAACCACCACCACCTCACTTGGAATCTCCCACTTCTTTTTCACTCTCCCCTTATCCAAATTCTCTCCATTTTCCTGGAAAATTCCACCAGGTTTTTCCAGCGATGAGTTGCGCCTCTTGTCACATCTCTTACCGTTGTCTTCATTTTCTGGTAAAGATCTCTTCCTCAATGAGGAGGAGCATCCCCCAGTAGACTGGTTCCCTATCAGACTGTACCGGCTTGCCACGACTCTGCCGTTCTTTAATGGCTTCTTTGCTGACTTCTCTCCGTCCGTGAAAAGCTTTTTTGGCTGAATTGATGAGACAAACCCCAGTTCTTTCTTCACAGGCCTTTTGGATGCTATGGTGGTCGCGGCTTGTTTGGAAGCCTGAGTCTTGGAAATGATTTTCCGATTTTTTGGACTCACAGTCATGCTCTTTCCCCTTTCTTTTGTCACCTTCCCTTCATCGATATCTTCAAGCTTCCAAAAGCAAGATTTCCtgcgactctgggtcgagataGGGGTCACTTCAGGCTTACCCAGGTGCCGGAGCCTGCCTCCGGCGGCAATCTCCGACGGGCCAAGACTCATACCTCTGCGAACTCCGGCGACAATCTCCGATGGACCCAGACTAACTCCTCTTCGATGAACCTTTGTTCTTACACTGGAAGATTCTTCAGTCTTCACTCCGTCACCCCCCTTCACACTCTGTTTCTGCTCCATGAACTTGGCGGCCACAATTCTCCCACGCTTCTCCACGATTTTCGCACTCCTTTTCACTTTTTCGAGACAAAGCTCATCGAGCCTCGACGACAATCTGCTAATCTCTAACCTAATCTCCTCAATCTCCGCATCGATCTTTCCCTCATCTCTCACTTCTTCCTCTTCAAGAACCTTCACCGACTTCCCCTGGGACTTCACAGTTGCGCTCTTGGCCTGAAGGGGATTCATGGGTACCGAAGATTTAACAGAAACAGCAGATTGCTTCACAATCACAGGGATGATATTCTCTTTTCCCTGATCAGAATCGATCGATTCAGAGACATTAGTGAATATGTTcttgagaggagtccaaggcgcTTTGATACCAGAAGAGTCTTCAAAATCCCCGCTGTCGA
The window above is part of the Vitis riparia cultivar Riparia Gloire de Montpellier isolate 1030 chromosome 12, EGFV_Vit.rip_1.0, whole genome shotgun sequence genome. Proteins encoded here:
- the LOC117926586 gene encoding uncharacterized protein LOC117926586, producing MSFVEDSDLQIWNNAAFDSGDFEDSSGIKAPWTPLKNIFTNVSESIDSDQGKENIIPVIVKQSAVSVKSSVPMNPLQAKSATVKSQGKSVKVLEEEEVRDEGKIDAEIEEIRLEISRLSSRLDELCLEKVKRSAKIVEKRGRIVAAKFMEQKQSVKGGDGVKTEESSSVRTKVHRRGVSLGPSEIVAGVRRGMSLGPSEIAAGGRLRHLGKPEVTPISTQSRRKSCFWKLEDIDEGKVTKERGKSMTVSPKNRKIISKTQASKQAATTIASKRPVKKELGFVSSIQPKKLFTDGEKSAKKPLKNGRVVASRYSLIGNQSTGGCSSSLRKRSLPENEDNGKRCDKRRNSSLEKPGGIFQENGENLDKGRVKKKWEIPSEVVVVHKSLENDESPPSPRSITKMPDILPMIRTDRCINESPRNSGPAKRVAELIGRKSYFCADEDGEDHSVSLSLDFAEACIEEKISCK